AGACCTTGTGGGAAGACGAACACATCTCCGGGGTACAAATACTTGGTAAAGAGCTTGTTCTTCTGGGCAGGGTCGGCCGGGTTGGAAGTGACGAACCCCACGTAGAGAGTGCCTTCCACCAAGAGGAAGGCCTCGGTGGCACGCGGGTGGGTGTGGGGTGGGTTGATCCCATAAGGGGCGAAGTCAAGGCGAGCCATGGAAACGCCGAGAGTGTTGAGGCCTTCGAGCTGGTTGACGTTGACCGGAGTCACAGCTGATCCGAGCTGATTGGATGTGTTTCCGGCCTTGTTTAGACCCTGGAAAAGGAAATCCTCCGCAACCACCATGTTCGGGTTTTTGCAAAACCTCCCATTCACAAGAactgggcacggagattaagtaAACGaatatttagttagttaagtgaaagagaataaagtttaaaaaaaataaaggagtACTCCTATAGAGATTAAATGTGTTGATGCTtgtcatatttaattattaatattattatagtcTATATATAAAAGGAATATGACTGAACAATAGTGGGAAGTAGGTTTTATCGAAGATATTTACCAGCATTTTTGGCATCGGGAACAGCAACGCAGAAATCCTGAAGTTGGCTTGGGTCCGATGCGTGCGCAACCGAAGCCCACGTAAACACAAGAAATATGGTGCATAAACCAAAAGCCATCTTCATTTTAGGAGATGAGTATACGTTACTCAATTACTTGTGTTTATAGTTATCTTCTTTTATCTCTGATGAAAACTTAGAATGAGAAGTATTCCTTTTTATAGGAGTGAAAAACAACAATCTTCATTTCtcatctttttaaaaaaaattgaactttTCTTGGTCGAAACCTTCACACGGCTTGTTATTATCTTCCTCTAATTAGCTGCGTCTAAGTATATCAAACttttttatactatattttattatatgaagACTCCTTCAATCAACTTATAGTTCAAATTAGACTTAGTTAATCCAAAATCTTAGACCAGTCAATTAATGCATACTTTATTAGTCTATAGatttattttttagtgaattacTAATTTACCCTATCCAATTAAATCACAAGATATTAtaataaaacaagataaatcaGTCCTCCAACTAATTAAATATAGAAGGTGATTATGAAAGTTAGGTTTTGGATTGGATATTGACTCACCAAAATCTCCCAAGCCGTACACTATTTCAATTCATTAAATaagatttaaaattaatatttgctCTTTATAATTATACTATGCGTACAGAAGTTGATATTTCTACTTTCTATTCTTTATAACAAGTAATAATTATGTCGTGCAAATTAATTATTGGATGTTTAAATTGGTATGAGGGCCACATTTTGTCtaattgtttattttatatCCAGCCATAATTAATCTCTATAAGTAAAGGTTACCAAGTCCAATTAAAGCTGTTTCAATTAATTCAGCAAGAATGAATCTCCAGCACGAAAATGTTACTTAGTCTATTTTGGTGGCAAAGTTTCTGATGGTGTATAAATAGAAAATGTTGTGACGATGTCAAaagtaaatattattttatggcTGATTTTGAATGTGATGGTGTTCGAACAAgttgatatatatataatgtgGCCGAGAATAACTAAAAGGGacataattaatataatagcgTCATCGAATTAATTTTGCTTAATTACTTGGCTTTCTTAAAAATTTCAATCCTATATTTTCTTATAATTCTGATAATTCACTGTTCCTTTTttctagaataaaaaaaattgaagcgattaaattaattatgattTGAATATTACTCCTATTTTCCTTAGAGTTAGCTTCACTGTTCCTTCAAGAGTTTTTGTGATAAgagatttaattagttattGCATTTCTTTACGCAAACACAATTATTTTATGCACATGACAATGTCAATTTAACTGAGaccaatatattttaatgaagcTTGTTTATAAGAAAATATTGCTGCTTCAGGCCGATTCAAATGCATAATTGGTAGTAATATTATAGATTTTATATATGTCAGTTTTAATTCGGTAAATAACACAACTAATTCACCCACTTTTTCTTAGATAATTAATCATGCATATCTAATTAGTGTTTTCTTGTCTACTTATTCTTCTAAAACAGCATATACTTCTGTTAAGATTACTAAGagtatccactataaggcggacacgcccaatagccccgccccagtttttgtccatagccccagttttgttgttCATAGCCctaaaattttgtgtccgccactatagtggacacctccaatagccctcaaattttataatcaactttcattttataatg
This genomic interval from Salvia splendens isolate huo1 chromosome 13, SspV2, whole genome shotgun sequence contains the following:
- the LOC121761591 gene encoding putative germin-like protein 2-1 — its product is MKMAFGLCTIFLVFTWASVAHASDPSQLQDFCVAVPDAKNAVLVNGRFCKNPNMVVAEDFLFQGLNKAGNTSNQLGSAVTPVNVNQLEGLNTLGVSMARLDFAPYGINPPHTHPRATEAFLLVEGTLYVGFVTSNPADPAQKNKLFTKYLYPGDVFVFPQGLIHFQFNVGKTNAVAFASFGSQNPGTITIANAVFGSDPKINPDVLAKAFRVEKNIIDYLQAQFWPNNN